The genomic stretch GGGTGAATTACATCCATCAGCAGGCGGAAAAACTCGGTGAGTTTGAAGAGATTATTGACCGTCAGGAAGGCGCAGCGGGCTCTGAAGACGCCACCTACATGATGGAACGCGTGAAAGCGCGCGGCGGCGAAGCCTCTTACGTGATTTTCGGTACCGATCTGAGCGCCGGGCATCACAACGAGCTGTTTGATTTCGATGAAAAAGTGATGATGCAGGGCATTAAAACGCTGGCCGCGCTGGCGCTGAACATCGCTGAATTCAAAGGGGAAAACTGATGGCAGCGCAGCAAAATATTGTCAATTTCATCAGTGATTTTATCGATAACCAGCAACCGGCGCTGGCGCAAATCAGCGATGCCATCTGGGATCATCCGGAAACCCGTTTCGCCGAATCGTTCTCTTCAGCACTGCTGGCAGACAAGCTGGAAGCCAGCGGATTTGCGGTTGAGCGCGGCGTCGGTGGCATGGAAACGGCGTTTATCGCCAGCTTCGGCAGTGGCAAACCCGTTATCGCCCTGCTCGGTGAATTCGACGCACTGGCCGGGCTGAGCCAGAAAGCCGGATGTGACACCGCGCAACCGCTGGTCGAAAACGGTAACGGTCACGGCTGCGGGCATAATTTGCTCGGGACGGCGGCGCTCGGTGGCGCGCTGGCGGTAAAAGCCTGGATGGAACGCGAAAACATTCAGGGTACGGTGCGGTTTTACGGCTGTCCGGGCGAAGAAGGCGGTTCCGGCAAAACGTTTATGGTGCGCGAAGGGCTGTTTGATGATGTCGATGCCGCGCTGACGTGGCATCCGGAAACCTACAGCGGCATGTTCAGCAACCAGACGCTGGCCAATATTCAGGCGTCGTTCAGCTTTAAAGGCGTGTCCTCACACGCCGCCGCTGCGCCACATCTGGGCCGCAGCGCGCTGGACGCCGTGACGCTGATGAACACCGGTTCCAACTTCCTGCGCGAGCACATTATTCAGGAAGCGCGGCTGCATTACGCCATCACCAACGCGGGCGGAATTTCGCCAAACGTGGTGCAGGCCGATGCGGAAGTGCTGTATCTGGTGCGCGCGCCGCAAATGGATCAGGCGCAGGGGATTTTCGACCGCGTGGTGGATATCGCCAAAGGCGCGGCGCTGATGACCGGCACCACGATGTCGATGCGCTTTGACAAAGCCTGTACCAATTATGTGCCGAACCGTACGCTGGAAAGTACGATGTATCAGTATGTTAAGGCGTTTGGCGCACCGCAATACACGGCCGAAGATCAGGCGTTTGCGGCGTCGATTCACGCCACGCTGACGGAGCAGGATATCGATAACAATCTGCTGAATATCTCCCGCACCAGCGGCGCAGAAGGGATGGCGTTCGCCGAAACGCTGCGCACGTCGGCCCTGACCGACGCCGTCGCGCCTTACGCACCCAACAACAATATTCTTTACGGCTCCACCGACGTCGGCGATGTCAGCTGGCTGGTGCCGACCGCGCAGTGTTTCAGCCCGTGCTTTGCGGTCGGTTCGCCACTGCACACCTGGCAGATTGTGTCGCAGGGGCGCACGTCCATCGCGCACAAAGGTATGTGCCTGGCGGCAAAAGTGATGTCTTCCACGGCCATTGAACTGTTCACGCAGCCTGATTTGCTCGCCGCGTGCCAGAAAGAGCGCGATGCCCTGCGCGAGCGTCGTCCGTATCACTGCCCTATTCCGGCGGGCGTAAAACCTTCGCCACTGAAATAAATCACGACGAGTAAACCGCCCGCTCATGCCCCGTTCCGGCAGAGACGGGCGGTATAAATATAAAAAAATCAAACACGACAGAGGGTTAAGAGATGAGTATTGAAGCACAAGACTCCGGCCAGAGCCCTGGAGGTTTTCTCCAGTGGGTAGAACGTGTAGGTAATAAAATTCCCAATCCGTTTTTGTTATTTGTTTATTTGATTGCCATTCTGATGGTCGCCAGCGCCGTGATTTCGTGGCTGAATATTACGGCGGTGAACCCGAGTAATGGCGACGTTATTCATGTTAAAAATCTGCTGAGCGTGGAAGGTATTCAGTGGATTTTGCCGAACGTGATTAAGAATTTCAGCGGATTCACCCCGCTCGGCTCGATTCTGGCGCTGGTGATTGGCGCAGGTCTGGCGGAGCGCGTCGGGCTGCTGCAAAGCCTGATGTATAAAATGGCGTCGAAAGTGAACGCCCGTTACGCCAGCTATATGGTGATTTTTATCGCCTTCTTCAGCCACATTTCGTCCGACGCCGCGCTGGTGGTGATGCCACCGCTGGGCGCGCTGATTTTTCTGGCGGTCGGGCGTCATCCGGTGGCCGGTTTGCTGGCGGCGATTGCCGGTGTGGGTTGCGGCTTTACGGCGAATCTGCTGATTGTGACCACGGACGTGCTGCTTTCCGGGCTGAGTACGGAAGCGGCAAAAGCGATCAATCCGGCGGTTCAGGTCAGCGTTATCGATAACTGGTATTTCATGGCTGCGTCGGTAATTCTACTGACGATTGTCGGGGCTATTCTGACCGACAAATTTGTCGAACCGCGTTTGCCGGTTTATCGCGGCGAACGCAACGAAGAGATGAAGAAGCTGACGCCGGAACAGAACCGTGGCCTGATGGCGAGCGGGATTGCAGCGCTGGTGTTCATCGGGCTGGTCGCGCTGCTGGTGGTGCCGGAAGCCGCGCCGCTGCGGGATCCGA from Rahnella sikkimica encodes the following:
- a CDS encoding M20 family metallopeptidase yields the protein MAAQQNIVNFISDFIDNQQPALAQISDAIWDHPETRFAESFSSALLADKLEASGFAVERGVGGMETAFIASFGSGKPVIALLGEFDALAGLSQKAGCDTAQPLVENGNGHGCGHNLLGTAALGGALAVKAWMERENIQGTVRFYGCPGEEGGSGKTFMVREGLFDDVDAALTWHPETYSGMFSNQTLANIQASFSFKGVSSHAAAAPHLGRSALDAVTLMNTGSNFLREHIIQEARLHYAITNAGGISPNVVQADAEVLYLVRAPQMDQAQGIFDRVVDIAKGAALMTGTTMSMRFDKACTNYVPNRTLESTMYQYVKAFGAPQYTAEDQAFAASIHATLTEQDIDNNLLNISRTSGAEGMAFAETLRTSALTDAVAPYAPNNNILYGSTDVGDVSWLVPTAQCFSPCFAVGSPLHTWQIVSQGRTSIAHKGMCLAAKVMSSTAIELFTQPDLLAACQKERDALRERRPYHCPIPAGVKPSPLK
- the abgT gene encoding p-aminobenzoyl-glutamate transporter encodes the protein MSIEAQDSGQSPGGFLQWVERVGNKIPNPFLLFVYLIAILMVASAVISWLNITAVNPSNGDVIHVKNLLSVEGIQWILPNVIKNFSGFTPLGSILALVIGAGLAERVGLLQSLMYKMASKVNARYASYMVIFIAFFSHISSDAALVVMPPLGALIFLAVGRHPVAGLLAAIAGVGCGFTANLLIVTTDVLLSGLSTEAAKAINPAVQVSVIDNWYFMAASVILLTIVGAILTDKFVEPRLPVYRGERNEEMKKLTPEQNRGLMASGIAALVFIGLVALLVVPEAAPLRDPKTGGIIPSPFIQGIVPLIILFFFVISVPYGMVTKQIRSASDVPDLLVDPMKSMAGFIVMVFPLSQFVAFFNWSNMGKFMAIGLTDVLENLGMTGIPAFLGLIFLSALLCMFIASGSAIWSILAPIFVPMFMLLGFHPAFAQIVFRVADSSVIPLAPMSPFVPLFLGFLQRYNKEAKLGTYYSLVLPYPIVFFVVWLLMLVGWYLLGLPIGPGVYPHL